Proteins encoded by one window of Culicoides brevitarsis isolate CSIRO-B50_1 chromosome 2, AGI_CSIRO_Cbre_v1, whole genome shotgun sequence:
- the LOC134828982 gene encoding 4-pyridoxate dehydrogenase-like: MKFCGLLALLVVGINAQTPTNYLHPTGASWDFVVVGAGAAGSIIASRLSEVTSQKVLLIEAGVSTKKALSDIPLASVMLQDDNTYLFPYTNEVEPNTCLAMQDQKCAYPRGKGLGGSTQINAMMHVRGLKADFDKYVADGLTDWTYTSILDNFKKHEQYSSAGGSGGVITGSAHGTSGPMMTEFPRFRTELGTAFLAGAQSLGMTHVDYNALNVNLGHAISHLQATTDRGKRENAGIEYITERAASRSNFNITYESHVTKIVTNVATMRATEVLFQKGGILYRAPAVKEVIVCAGVINSPQILMLSGIGPAATLATHSIPLVADLPVGQYMSDHVSILAPTYTTNTTGKDIDFIGSVLNTLGWLISGGTANSMPNGIELVGFGRVHNSEQPTGVPDYEMMFTAASYATDGGLYQRKNHRISDPYFSEIFGLLNSMTNDTMSTACMVLHPESVGYMTIRDNNPFSAPKIHPNMLSHPNDAEILLGCIRHAQSIFNSNAMKKFAPQLYHLNIAECNAEVPDSDEYWKCAFKYLATSMYHMVGTCRMGPATGDPTTVVTQDLKVKGFSNLRVADGSVIRYSISGHTAAATMMIAEKAATKIRADHGL; this comes from the coding sequence tttatccGAGGTAACATCGCAAAAAGTTCTCTTAATCGAAGCTGGCGTCAGCACCAAAAAAGCCCTATCCGACATCCCATTGGCTTCTGTGATGCTCCAAGACGACAATACCTACTTGTTCCCATACACAAATGAAGTTGAGCCAAATACCTGTCTCGCTATGCAAGACCAAAAATGTGCATATCCCCGCGGAAAAGGTCTCGGCGGCTCGACACAAATTAACGCCATGATGCACGTGCGCGGTTTGAAGGCTGATTTCGATAAATATGTTGCTGATGGCTTGACTGACTGGACCTATACCTCAATTTTGGACAATTTCAAGAAACACGAGCAATACAGTTCTGCCGGAGGAAGCGGCGGAGTGATTACTGGATCAGCTCATGGTACTTCGGGTCCCATGATGACTGAATTTCCACGTTTCCGCACGGAGCTGGGAACAGCTTTTCTTGCTGGAGCCCAATCCCTTGGCATGACACATGTAGATTACAATGCCTTGAACGTCAATTTGGGACATGCCATTTCGCATTTGCAGGCAACCACGGACAGAGGAAAGCGCGAAAATGCCGGAATTGAATATATTACCGAAAGAGCGGCTTCTCGTTCGAACTTTAATATCACTTATGAGTCGCATGTCACGAAAATTGTCACAAATGTCGCCACAATGAGAGCTACGGAGGTTCTTTTCCAAAAAGGAGGCATTTTGTATCGTGCCCCAGCGGTGAAAGAAGTCATCGTCTGTGCCGGCGTCATAAATTCCCCCCAAATTTTGATGTTGAGCGGTATTGGACCTGCTGCGACACTCGCCACACACTCAATTCCCCTCGTTGCTGACTTGCCTGTCGGTCAATACATGAGCGATCACGTTAGTATTCTCGCCCCAACTTATACCACGAACACCACGGGCAAAGATATCGACTTTATCGGGTCCGTTCTCAACACTTTGGGTTGGCTTATCTCCGGAGGCACTGCAAATTCCATGCCCAATGGCATCGAACTCGTTGGATTTGGTCGTGTACATAACTCGGAGCAACCCACGGGCGTTCCCGATTACGAAATGATGTTCACTGCCGCTTCATATGCCACGGATGGCGGTCTTTATCAACGAAAAAATCACCGAATCTCCGATCCTTACTTCTCGGAAATCTTTGGTCTCTTGAATTCCATGACGAATGACACGATGTCGACCGCTTGCATGGTTCTGCATCCCGAATCCGTTGGATACATGACAATTCGTGACAACAATCCCTTCAGTGCACCCAAAATCCATCCAAATATGTTGTCACATCCGAATGACGCGGAAATTCTTTTGGGTTGCATTCGACATGCTCAAAGTATTTTCAACTCGAATGCCATGAAAAAGTTCGCGCCGCAATTGTATCATCTCAATATTGCCGAATGCAATGCTGAGGTGCCCGATTCTGATGAGTACTGGAAATGCGCGTTCAAATATTTGGCTACGTCGATGTATCACATGGTTGGCACGTGTCGCATGGGACCAGCAACGGGCGATCCAACGACAGTAGTTACGCAAGATCTCAAGGTCAAGGGATTCTCGAATTTGCGAGTTGCCGATGGATCTGTTATTAGATATTCGATTTCGGGACATACCGCAGCAGCAACGATGATGATTGCGGAGAAAGCTGCCACGAAGATTAGAGCTGATCATGGACTgtaa